The following coding sequences lie in one Lolium perenne isolate Kyuss_39 chromosome 2, Kyuss_2.0, whole genome shotgun sequence genomic window:
- the LOC127331730 gene encoding uncharacterized protein isoform X2, whose translation MRPCAPTPPPSVVRPQTPFATTAGPPPTAGGKGGGVPVHHYRGSSAVRVRLAAPVFWATTPSSSGRGWPGQSNGYGLRLLGGAEPWIPEPSTERVSSSPGTRLSTPAPAPSPPSPTRSTPPRASASDSHRACGVCWFCSIFRFCCWSFSCYRFWSCVLDNIASGSQGPGRKRRGMFHAPIMDTSTKSFSPFGMEVFLLDMKLASESVPMDLGAPT comes from the exons ATGCGCCCCTGTGCTCCCACTCCTCCGCCGTCCGTCGTCCGCCCCCAAACCCCGTTCGCCACCACCGCTGGTCCTCCGCCGACCGCGGGAGGGAAGGGAGGCGGCGTGCCCGTCCACCACTACCGCGGGTCCTCCGCCGTCCGCGTCAGGCTCGCCGCCCCCGTCTTCTGGGCCACCACTCCATCGTCTTCCGGACGTGGGTGGCCGGGGCAGTCAAATGGATATGGTCTGCGCCTCCTCGGCGGAGCGGAACCCTGGATCCCGGAGCCCTCGACGGAGAGGGTTTCGTCCTCGCCGGGGACCCGCCTCTCGACACCAGCACCAGCACCATCACCACCGTCGCCCACGAGGTCCACACCTCCACGCGCGTCTGCGTCAG ACTCACATCGAGCTTGTGGTGTCTGCTGGTTTTGTTCTATTTTTCGATTTTGTTGCTGGTCCTTTTCCTGCTATCG CTTTTGGTCATGTGTGCTGGACAACATTGCCAGTGGGTCACAGGGGCCGGGAAGGAAACGGCGTGGAATG TTCCATGCACCAATCATGGATACCTCTACCAAGTCGTTCTCGCCATTTGGTATGGAGGTCTTTCTCCTCGACATGAAACTCGCATCTGAATCTGTCCCCATGGATTTGGGAGCCCCGACCTAA
- the LOC127331730 gene encoding uncharacterized protein isoform X3, whose product MRPCAPTPPPSVVRPQTPFATTAGPPPTAGGKGGGVPVHHYRGSSAVRVRLAAPVFWATTPSSSGRGWPGQSNGYGLRLLGGAEPWIPEPSTERVSSSPGTRLSTPAPAPSPPSPTRSTPPRASASDSHRACGVCWFCSIFRFCCWSFSCYRFWSCVLDNIASGSQGPGRKRRGM is encoded by the exons ATGCGCCCCTGTGCTCCCACTCCTCCGCCGTCCGTCGTCCGCCCCCAAACCCCGTTCGCCACCACCGCTGGTCCTCCGCCGACCGCGGGAGGGAAGGGAGGCGGCGTGCCCGTCCACCACTACCGCGGGTCCTCCGCCGTCCGCGTCAGGCTCGCCGCCCCCGTCTTCTGGGCCACCACTCCATCGTCTTCCGGACGTGGGTGGCCGGGGCAGTCAAATGGATATGGTCTGCGCCTCCTCGGCGGAGCGGAACCCTGGATCCCGGAGCCCTCGACGGAGAGGGTTTCGTCCTCGCCGGGGACCCGCCTCTCGACACCAGCACCAGCACCATCACCACCGTCGCCCACGAGGTCCACACCTCCACGCGCGTCTGCGTCAG ACTCACATCGAGCTTGTGGTGTCTGCTGGTTTTGTTCTATTTTTCGATTTTGTTGCTGGTCCTTTTCCTGCTATCG CTTTTGGTCATGTGTGCTGGACAACATTGCCAGTGGGTCACAGGGGCCGGGAAGGAAACGGCGTGGAATG